Proteins encoded by one window of Rutidosis leptorrhynchoides isolate AG116_Rl617_1_P2 chromosome 7, CSIRO_AGI_Rlap_v1, whole genome shotgun sequence:
- the LOC139857081 gene encoding two-component response regulator ARR2-like isoform X1, whose product MMSSSSGASRKSSGAVDRNVADQFPDGLRVLAVDDDSVCLTILGRMLTNCKYQVTKCNRAEVALSLLRENKNVYDVVISDVHMPDMDGFKLLAHIGLEMDLPVIMMSADDSKSVVMKGVTHGACDYLIKPVRIEALRNIWQHVIRKKKHEWKDIEQKSHEKDPESSSANEGQNGKITKKRKEDEEETNERDDSSSLKKPRVAWNRELHEQFVAAVCQLGIENAVPKKILEVMNVPGLTRENVASRLQKYRNYLRSLSGSQQSGGINSSFMDNPNIGYGSSNLNSPVSMPLANQRNIFSFENPKMRNGPTQNWQGQNGNISNQTNLLHGVPVTMEPTLQRSLSGMSSQTLIPMIGQSQSQSQSNAMRQPVVSDNQAVSHTSSIVDFSANHRTESTTAMGSSGILTNSIDRFVPSYSFANNVNHIKSHDWAPQGMDLTAHPFQYTNNIQERLNVLQHNYTSSQMTGGSNGIFLTGDNIGTQVADSSSWPRAGNVNYEEGSGTHVDLNPSWIRDGNVDYRMSSQTFCPEEYGSDDLAAIFTQPHQQEGIGRPENGCGYNWYSLDNLPA is encoded by the exons ATGATGTCTAGTTCAAGTGGTGCTTCTCGGAAATCCTCCGGCGCCGTCGATCGTAATGTCGCCGATCAGTTTCCGGATGGTTTACGCGTGCTTGCTGTCGATGATGACTCTGTTTGTCTAACGATTTTAGGGAGGATGTTAACAAACTGCAAATATCAAG TGACTAAATGCAACAGAGCTGAGGTTGCTTTATCATTATTGAGGGAAAATAAAAATGTGTATGATGTGGtaattagtgatgttcatatgcctGACATGGATGGATTTAAACTTCTTGCACACATTGGACTTGAAATGGACCTTCCTGTTATAA TGATGTCAGCTGATGACAGCAAGAGTGTAGTAATGAAGGGCGTTACTCACGGTGCATGTGATTATCTAATAAAGCCCGTGCGTATAGAGGCATTACGTAACATCTGGCAGCATGTGATTAGAAAAAAGAAACATGAATGGAAAGATATCGAGCAGAAATCACATGAGAAAGATCCTGAGTCATCTTCTGCAAATGAAGGGCAAAATGGTAAAATTACAAAGAAAAGGAAAGAAGATGAGGAAGAAACAAACGAAAGAGATGATTCTTCTTCTTTGAAAAAGCCTCGTGTTGCTTGGAACCGAGAACTTCATGAACAGTTTGTTGCAGCCGTTTGTCAGCTTGGAATTGAAA ATGCTGTCCCGAAGAAAATTCTCGAGGTCATGAATGTTCCTGGACTAACACGAGAAAATGTAGCCAGCCGTCTTCAG AAATATCGGAATTATCTTAGAAGTCTCAGCGGGTCCCAACAATCAGGCGGGATTAACAGCTCATTTATGGATAACCCAAACATAGGTTACGGGTCAAGTAACTTGAACTCTCCTGTTTCTATGCCACTGGCTAATCAAAGAAACATATTTAGCTTTGAGAATCCCAAAATGAGAAACGGGCCCACCCAGAACTGGCAGGGACAAAATGGTAATATCAGCAACCAGACAAATTTGCTTCATGGGGTTCCCGTAACTATGGAGCCGACTTTGCAACGTTCTTTATCAGGCATGAGTAGTCAAACTCTGATACCAAtgatcggtcaaagtcaaagtcaaagtcaaagtaatGCTATGAGACAACCTGTTGTGAGTGACAATCAGGCAGTATCACATACATCCTCTATTGTGGATTTTTCAGCCAATCACAGGACCGAGTCTACAACTGCCATGGGTAGTTCAGGAATTTTGACAAATTCGATAGATAGGTTTGTTCCAAGCTACAGTTTTGCAAACAATGTAAATCACATCAAATCACATGATTGGGCCCCACAAGGTATGGATTTGACCGCCCACCCGTTTCAATATACAAATAATATTCAAGAAAGATTAAATGTACTTCAACATAACTACACTTCGAGTCAAATGACAGGAGGTAGTAACGGAATTTTCTTGACTGGGGACAATATTGGGACCCAAGTTGCTGATAGTTCTTCATGGCCAAGAGCGGGAAATGTTAATTATGAAGAAGGTAGTGGGACCCACGTAGATCTTAACCCTTCATGGATTAGGGATGGAAACGTTGATTATCGGATGTCTAGTCAAACGTTTTGTCCTGAAGAATATGGTTCAGATGATCTAGCCGCAATCTTCACACAG CCACATCAGCAAGAAGGTATTGGGCGGCCAGAAAATGGATGCGGATACAATTGGTATTCTTTGGATAATCTCCCAGCATAA
- the LOC139857081 gene encoding two-component response regulator ARR2-like isoform X3, with amino-acid sequence MIIYISVMSADDSKSVVMKGVTHGACDYLIKPVRIEALRNIWQHVIRKKKHEWKDIEQKSHEKDPESSSANEGQNGKITKKRKEDEEETNERDDSSSLKKPRVAWNRELHEQFVAAVCQLGIENAVPKKILEVMNVPGLTRENVASRLQKYRNYLRSLSGSQQSGGINSSFMDNPNIGYGSSNLNSPVSMPLANQRNIFSFENPKMRNGPTQNWQGQNGNISNQTNLLHGVPVTMEPTLQRSLSGMSSQTLIPMIGQSQSQSQSNAMRQPVVSDNQAVSHTSSIVDFSANHRTESTTAMGSSGILTNSIDRFVPSYSFANNVNHIKSHDWAPQGMDLTAHPFQYTNNIQERLNVLQHNYTSSQMTGGSNGIFLTGDNIGTQVADSSSWPRAGNVNYEEGSGTHVDLNPSWIRDGNVDYRMSSQTFCPEEYGSDDLAAIFTQPHQQEGIGRPENGCGYNWYSLDNLPA; translated from the exons atgattatatatatatcagTGATGTCAGCTGATGACAGCAAGAGTGTAGTAATGAAGGGCGTTACTCACGGTGCATGTGATTATCTAATAAAGCCCGTGCGTATAGAGGCATTACGTAACATCTGGCAGCATGTGATTAGAAAAAAGAAACATGAATGGAAAGATATCGAGCAGAAATCACATGAGAAAGATCCTGAGTCATCTTCTGCAAATGAAGGGCAAAATGGTAAAATTACAAAGAAAAGGAAAGAAGATGAGGAAGAAACAAACGAAAGAGATGATTCTTCTTCTTTGAAAAAGCCTCGTGTTGCTTGGAACCGAGAACTTCATGAACAGTTTGTTGCAGCCGTTTGTCAGCTTGGAATTGAAA ATGCTGTCCCGAAGAAAATTCTCGAGGTCATGAATGTTCCTGGACTAACACGAGAAAATGTAGCCAGCCGTCTTCAG AAATATCGGAATTATCTTAGAAGTCTCAGCGGGTCCCAACAATCAGGCGGGATTAACAGCTCATTTATGGATAACCCAAACATAGGTTACGGGTCAAGTAACTTGAACTCTCCTGTTTCTATGCCACTGGCTAATCAAAGAAACATATTTAGCTTTGAGAATCCCAAAATGAGAAACGGGCCCACCCAGAACTGGCAGGGACAAAATGGTAATATCAGCAACCAGACAAATTTGCTTCATGGGGTTCCCGTAACTATGGAGCCGACTTTGCAACGTTCTTTATCAGGCATGAGTAGTCAAACTCTGATACCAAtgatcggtcaaagtcaaagtcaaagtcaaagtaatGCTATGAGACAACCTGTTGTGAGTGACAATCAGGCAGTATCACATACATCCTCTATTGTGGATTTTTCAGCCAATCACAGGACCGAGTCTACAACTGCCATGGGTAGTTCAGGAATTTTGACAAATTCGATAGATAGGTTTGTTCCAAGCTACAGTTTTGCAAACAATGTAAATCACATCAAATCACATGATTGGGCCCCACAAGGTATGGATTTGACCGCCCACCCGTTTCAATATACAAATAATATTCAAGAAAGATTAAATGTACTTCAACATAACTACACTTCGAGTCAAATGACAGGAGGTAGTAACGGAATTTTCTTGACTGGGGACAATATTGGGACCCAAGTTGCTGATAGTTCTTCATGGCCAAGAGCGGGAAATGTTAATTATGAAGAAGGTAGTGGGACCCACGTAGATCTTAACCCTTCATGGATTAGGGATGGAAACGTTGATTATCGGATGTCTAGTCAAACGTTTTGTCCTGAAGAATATGGTTCAGATGATCTAGCCGCAATCTTCACACAG CCACATCAGCAAGAAGGTATTGGGCGGCCAGAAAATGGATGCGGATACAATTGGTATTCTTTGGATAATCTCCCAGCATAA
- the LOC139857081 gene encoding two-component response regulator ARR2-like isoform X2, producing the protein MMSSSSGASRKSSGAVDRNVADQFPDGLRVLAVDDDSVCLTILGRMLTNCKYQVTKCNRAEVALSLLRENKNVYDVVISDVHMPDMDGFKLLAHIGLEMDLPVIMMSADDSKSVVMKGVTHGACDYLIKPVRIEALRNIWQHVIRKKKHEWKDIEQKSHEKDPESSSANEGQNGKITKKRKEDEEETNERDDSSSLKKPRVAWNRELHEQFVAAVCQLGIENAVPKKILEVMNVPGLTRENVASRLQKYRNYLRSLSGSQQSGGINSSFMDNPNIGYGSSNLNSPVSMPLANQRNIFSFENPKMRNGPTQNWQGQNGNISNQTNLLHGVPVTMEPTLQRSLSGMSSQTLIPMIGQSQSQSQSNAMRQPVVSDNQAVSHTSSIVDFSANHRTESTTAMGSSGILTNSIDRFVPSYSFANNVNHIKSHDWAPQGGSNGIFLTGDNIGTQVADSSSWPRAGNVNYEEGSGTHVDLNPSWIRDGNVDYRMSSQTFCPEEYGSDDLAAIFTQPHQQEGIGRPENGCGYNWYSLDNLPA; encoded by the exons ATGATGTCTAGTTCAAGTGGTGCTTCTCGGAAATCCTCCGGCGCCGTCGATCGTAATGTCGCCGATCAGTTTCCGGATGGTTTACGCGTGCTTGCTGTCGATGATGACTCTGTTTGTCTAACGATTTTAGGGAGGATGTTAACAAACTGCAAATATCAAG TGACTAAATGCAACAGAGCTGAGGTTGCTTTATCATTATTGAGGGAAAATAAAAATGTGTATGATGTGGtaattagtgatgttcatatgcctGACATGGATGGATTTAAACTTCTTGCACACATTGGACTTGAAATGGACCTTCCTGTTATAA TGATGTCAGCTGATGACAGCAAGAGTGTAGTAATGAAGGGCGTTACTCACGGTGCATGTGATTATCTAATAAAGCCCGTGCGTATAGAGGCATTACGTAACATCTGGCAGCATGTGATTAGAAAAAAGAAACATGAATGGAAAGATATCGAGCAGAAATCACATGAGAAAGATCCTGAGTCATCTTCTGCAAATGAAGGGCAAAATGGTAAAATTACAAAGAAAAGGAAAGAAGATGAGGAAGAAACAAACGAAAGAGATGATTCTTCTTCTTTGAAAAAGCCTCGTGTTGCTTGGAACCGAGAACTTCATGAACAGTTTGTTGCAGCCGTTTGTCAGCTTGGAATTGAAA ATGCTGTCCCGAAGAAAATTCTCGAGGTCATGAATGTTCCTGGACTAACACGAGAAAATGTAGCCAGCCGTCTTCAG AAATATCGGAATTATCTTAGAAGTCTCAGCGGGTCCCAACAATCAGGCGGGATTAACAGCTCATTTATGGATAACCCAAACATAGGTTACGGGTCAAGTAACTTGAACTCTCCTGTTTCTATGCCACTGGCTAATCAAAGAAACATATTTAGCTTTGAGAATCCCAAAATGAGAAACGGGCCCACCCAGAACTGGCAGGGACAAAATGGTAATATCAGCAACCAGACAAATTTGCTTCATGGGGTTCCCGTAACTATGGAGCCGACTTTGCAACGTTCTTTATCAGGCATGAGTAGTCAAACTCTGATACCAAtgatcggtcaaagtcaaagtcaaagtcaaagtaatGCTATGAGACAACCTGTTGTGAGTGACAATCAGGCAGTATCACATACATCCTCTATTGTGGATTTTTCAGCCAATCACAGGACCGAGTCTACAACTGCCATGGGTAGTTCAGGAATTTTGACAAATTCGATAGATAGGTTTGTTCCAAGCTACAGTTTTGCAAACAATGTAAATCACATCAAATCACATGATTGGGCCCCACAAG GAGGTAGTAACGGAATTTTCTTGACTGGGGACAATATTGGGACCCAAGTTGCTGATAGTTCTTCATGGCCAAGAGCGGGAAATGTTAATTATGAAGAAGGTAGTGGGACCCACGTAGATCTTAACCCTTCATGGATTAGGGATGGAAACGTTGATTATCGGATGTCTAGTCAAACGTTTTGTCCTGAAGAATATGGTTCAGATGATCTAGCCGCAATCTTCACACAG CCACATCAGCAAGAAGGTATTGGGCGGCCAGAAAATGGATGCGGATACAATTGGTATTCTTTGGATAATCTCCCAGCATAA